In the genome of Natronorubrum daqingense, the window AGCTCAACGAAGACAACCTGACGAACGTACTCGACGCTGCCGGCGTCGACGTCGAAGAATCCCGAGTCAAAGCGCTCGTCGCTGCACTCGAGGACGTCGACATCGACGACGCAGTTTCCGAGGCTGCTGCCGTTCCCGCAGGCGGTGCCGCAGCGGGTGGCGCTGCAGCAGGCGGTGCCGCAGCAGGCGGAGACGACGAAGACGTCGAAGAGACGAGTGACGTGCCGGACACGACCGACGACGATGACGACGATGACGAAGACGAAGAGGCCGGCGGCGAGGGCCTCGGCGAACTCTTCGGCTAACTCGGCTCGAGACGACGACGTTTCGTCGACACCAACCTCGAATTTTTATGACGATCGCCGGCGAGTGGCAACGCTGTCGGTCAGTACCATCGATTCTCCGTGCGCTCGAGTGACGCAGTCGGACGAGGGTTAATAAACGAAGCCGCGGCCAGACACGTCGATGGCCGTTGCTCCGGTCGAGTTCGTCGCCGATCCGACGTTCACACTGCAGTTACTCAGCTGGACGCTTGGAGGTGCGTTTCTGGGCAGTTTGAGCGGGC includes:
- the rpl12p gene encoding 50S ribosomal protein P1 gives rise to the protein MEYVYAALILNETDEELNEDNLTNVLDAAGVDVEESRVKALVAALEDVDIDDAVSEAAAVPAGGAAAGGAAAGGAAAGGDDEDVEETSDVPDTTDDDDDDDEDEEAGGEGLGELFG